CAGTGCGAAACGGCGGGCGGTCGGCAGTGAAGGCGGCTACGAAACGCCCGCGCCGGACCGTTTCACTCACGTCTTCTGGTTCGATCTCCAACTCCATGCCGTCAAAGCCGAAAAACTGTTCACTGACAGTATACTGGCACTTATAGGCGGCTTCCTTGGCGGAGAAGATCAGCTTGGCCATCTGGCCGGGGTTGTCCTGCGAGGTCAGCCAATCCTGTTCGCGGGCAGAGCAGATCGCCGGGCGCAGGTCATCTTTCAGGGGCGTGTCTTCCTCGACGTCAATGCCAATGGCGCGCCGGGTCAGTGTCGAGGCCACGGCGGCAAGGGCGCAGCTGCGGGTGTGGGTGATCGATCCGGTCAGCCCTGCGGGCCAGATGGGCGCGCGGGATTTGGCAATCACGATGGGGCAGGGCGCCCGGCCAAGATCCTGCATCGCCCGGTGCGCCGCCGCCCGCCCGGCGGCAAATTCGCGGTGGCGTTTCTCCACGGCGCTGGGCGACAGGCAGGCGCGTTCCTGCGGAAATGGATCGGGCAGCGCCCCCAGCGGGTTGGCCGCCCCCAGCGATATGCCCGCGCCAAAGAGCGGCCGGACCATGGCCAGCCGCGCATCGGTTGTCTGATCAAGGGGGGCGGGGCTGGCTGTTATCATCCGGTCCGGGCTTTGCGGCTGGCGCGCATCGCCCGCCGTTTCGACATGGTTTCCGATTTGGCCGCCTCGGCTGCGGCGGCCTG
This genomic stretch from Phaeobacter gallaeciensis harbors:
- a CDS encoding 4'-phosphopantetheinyl transferase family protein, with translation MITASPAPLDQTTDARLAMVRPLFGAGISLGAANPLGALPDPFPQERACLSPSAVEKRHREFAAGRAAAHRAMQDLGRAPCPIVIAKSRAPIWPAGLTGSITHTRSCALAAVASTLTRRAIGIDVEEDTPLKDDLRPAICSAREQDWLTSQDNPGQMAKLIFSAKEAAYKCQYTVSEQFFGFDGMELEIEPEDVSETVRRGRFVAAFTADRPPFRTGARINGAYVIGEGIIFTAASLEA